From the Deinococcus aerius genome, one window contains:
- a CDS encoding FAD-dependent oxidoreductase has product MTNSFDFDLLVIGAGPGGYHAAIRAAQLGLKVACAEREAVGGVCLNVGCIPTKALLHAGETLAAARHASDFGLTFGEQALNIPKLNAWKDGIVKKLTGGVASLFKANKVTHLIGQASFVDPHTVKVGDKTYTAANIIIATGSEPARLPGLEVDQQGIVDSTGALVVPDPVPARMLCVGGGVISFEFAHVYNNLGSKVRIIEFLPTIIPGADADAVREFGKA; this is encoded by the coding sequence ATGACGAACTCTTTCGATTTCGACCTCCTCGTGATCGGGGCTGGTCCGGGCGGCTATCACGCGGCGATCCGGGCGGCGCAGCTCGGGCTCAAGGTGGCCTGCGCCGAGCGGGAAGCGGTGGGCGGCGTGTGCCTCAACGTGGGCTGCATTCCCACCAAGGCGCTGCTGCACGCGGGCGAGACCCTGGCCGCCGCCCGCCACGCCTCGGACTTCGGCCTGACCTTCGGCGAGCAGGCGCTGAACATCCCCAAGCTCAACGCCTGGAAGGACGGCATCGTCAAGAAGCTCACGGGCGGCGTGGCGAGCCTCTTCAAGGCGAACAAGGTCACCCACCTGATCGGCCAGGCGAGCTTCGTGGACCCCCATACGGTCAAGGTGGGCGACAAGACCTACACGGCGGCGAACATCATCATCGCCACCGGCTCGGAGCCCGCCCGCCTGCCCGGCCTGGAGGTGGACCAGCAGGGGATCGTGGACTCCACGGGCGCCCTGGTCGTCCCCGACCCCGTTCCCGCCCGGATGCTGTGTGTCGGCGGGGGCGTGATCTCCTTCGAGTTCGCGCACGTGTACAACAACCTGGGGTCCAAGGTCAGGATCATCGAGTTCCTGCCGACGATTATCCCCGGCGCCGATGCCGACGCGGTCCGCGAATTCGGCAAGGC